Proteins encoded within one genomic window of Aspergillus nidulans FGSC A4 chromosome VII:
- a CDS encoding putative exo-polygalacturonase (transcript_id=CADANIAT00008890) encodes MYLFRILAILTAFTCASAGRLPSRTCVVPASGTNETDDAPAIISAFERCGRGGKVVFKPTTYYVNSVMNISWLQDVDIDLRGNLLWSTDIQYWLNNSLEVGYQNQSTAWILGGDNVRIDGHGIGTLDGNGDYWYEWISQQENTSNYPGRPIALTLSELTNSVVKGVNFLRSQMWTLAIIYSHHVEFDSILVNNTGNRVDSSNTDGADTIRSSHISFNNLTVYNGDDSISFKANSTDITLTNSHFYNGLGVAIGSIGQLKDQFETVERVKVENIVYENTLHAVYFKTWTDDQNGYPPNGGGGGLGYASNMLFKDLDTTSLRGSAVAISQCTRFSGAPGEGNCTNSQFQIRDITVANLHGTTKSERVTSFQCSAVAPCTNIGVFGVDLEFANGTKAEEYLCGNVKNPRGFVCTGAVCEGGSATGEC; translated from the exons ATGTACCTATTTCGGATACTTGCCATCCTCACAGCCTTCACCTGCGCGTCCGCAGGCAGACTGCCCTCCAGAACCTGCGTTGTCCCGGCCTCGGGCACGAACGAAACCGATGACGCTCCTGCTATCATTTCAGCGTTCGAGCGctgcggccgcggcggcaaGGTCGTCTTTAAGCCAACGACCTACTACGTCAACTCAGTCATGAATATTTCTTGGCTGCAGGATGTGGACATTGACTTGCGCGGAAATCTCCTG TGGAGCACCGACATCCAGTACTGGCTCAACAATTCCCTCGAAGTCGGATACCAGAATCAGTCCACAGCGTGGATCCTGGGCGGCGATAATGTCCGCATCGATGGGCATGGGATTGGCACGCTCGACGGCAACGGTGACTACTGGTACGAATGGAtctcgcagcaggagaacaCGTCAAATTATCCGGGAAGGCCGATTGCCTTGACGCTGAGCGAGTTAACGAATTCTGTGGTTAAAGGGGTCAATTTCCTTCGGAGTCAGATGTG GACGCTGGCAATCATATACTCCCACCATGTCGAGTTCGACAGTATCCTTGTGAACAATACAGGGAATCGAGTTGACAGCT CTAACACCGATGGTGCGGACACGATCCGCTCCTCGCATATCAGCTTCAATAACCTGACCGTTTACAATGGGGACGACAGCATCTCGTTTAAGGCGAACAGCACCGACATCACATTGACGAACTCGCACTTCTACAATGGTCTCGGCGTGGCGATCGGCAGTATTGGCCAGCTGAAGGACCAGTTTGAAACTGTTGAGAGGGTCAAGGTCGAGAATATCGTTTACGAGAACACACTTCATGCT GTTTACTTCAAAACTTGGACTGACGACCAGAACGGATACCCGCctaacggcggcggcggcggcctcGGCT ATGCGTCGAACATGCTTTTCAAAGACCTGGATACAACCTCCCTTCGCGGCTCTGCAGTCGCAATCTCGCAATGCACACGGTTCAGCGGAGCGCCCGGCGAAGGCAACTGTACGAACTCGCAGTTCCAGATTCGGGACATCACGGTTGCAAACCTGCATGGGACAACAAAGTCCGAGCGGGTCACGAGCTTCCAGTGCAGTGCCGTGGCGCCCTGTACGAATATTGGGGTGTTCGGGGTTGATCTTGAGTTTGCGAATGGGACGAAGGCAGAGGAGTATCTTTGTGGAAATGTGAAGAATCCGAGAGGGTTTGTGTGTACCGGGGCGGTTTGCGAGGGGGGCAGTGCGACGGGGGAGTGCTAG